One stretch of Helicobacter jaachi DNA includes these proteins:
- the rplF gene encoding 50S ribosomal protein L6: protein MSRVGKKPISIPKGVEVSIQGSKIVFKGAKEQKELETHGRVKVHVQDGLLSFESIDSQAQSRAYWGTYRALANNVVVGLSQGFTKVLEINGVGYKASVSGKNLEMALGFSHPVVYPIPAGIEMSVDKNTITIKGTDKQQVGQIAAEIREFRPPEPYKGKGIKYSDEVIIRKAGKTSKK, encoded by the coding sequence ATGTCAAGAGTTGGAAAAAAGCCTATTAGCATTCCTAAGGGCGTTGAAGTATCAATACAGGGCAGTAAGATTGTATTCAAGGGAGCCAAAGAGCAAAAAGAGCTTGAAACCCATGGGCGAGTAAAGGTGCATGTGCAAGACGGTTTGTTGAGTTTTGAAAGTATAGATTCTCAAGCCCAGTCGCGTGCATATTGGGGAACATATCGAGCTTTGGCAAATAATGTTGTAGTTGGGCTTAGTCAAGGCTTCACAAAAGTGCTTGAGATTAATGGGGTAGGATATAAGGCAAGTGTGAGTGGGAAAAATCTCGAAATGGCTCTGGGTTTTTCACACCCTGTGGTGTATCCTATTCCTGCGGGGATTGAAATGAGCGTTGATAAGAATACTATCACTATTAAAGGCACTGATAAGCAGCAGGTGGGGCAGATTGCCGCAGAAATTCGCGAGTTTAGACCGCCAGAGCCTTATAAGGGTAAAGGAATTAAGTATAGCGATGAAGTTATTATTCGCAAAGCGGGTAAAACTTCTAAAAAATAG
- a CDS encoding type Z 30S ribosomal protein S14, whose product MAKKSIIAKSKRKAKFSARAYTRCQVCGRPHSVYRDFGLCRVCLRKMGNEGLIPGLRKASW is encoded by the coding sequence ATGGCAAAAAAATCTATTATTGCAAAGTCAAAGAGAAAGGCAAAATTTAGCGCTAGAGCTTATACGCGCTGTCAAGTGTGTGGGCGACCGCATTCTGTGTATAGGGATTTTGGTCTCTGTAGGGTGTGCCTGCGCAAAATGGGCAATGAGGGGTTGATACCCGGACTTCGTAAAGCAAGTTGGTAA
- the rplE gene encoding 50S ribosomal protein L5, with the protein MFALRDRYKNEIIPQLKTELNISNPMLLPKLEKIIISVGAGDYAKDSKIMQNIADTISLIAGQKAVITIAKKSVAGFKMREGMPMGVKVTLRGKMMYNFLEKLIVIALPRVKDFRGVKRNGFDGRGNYSFGLNEQLMFPEVVYDDIMVTHGMNITFVTSTQSDKEAFKLLELLGMPFAKGR; encoded by the coding sequence ATGTTTGCTCTTCGAGATAGATATAAAAATGAGATTATCCCACAGCTCAAAACCGAGCTTAATATTAGCAATCCTATGTTGCTACCAAAGCTGGAGAAGATTATCATTAGCGTGGGCGCTGGTGATTATGCTAAAGATTCTAAGATTATGCAAAATATTGCTGATACTATTTCGCTTATTGCGGGGCAAAAGGCAGTGATTACCATAGCAAAAAAATCTGTAGCAGGCTTTAAGATGCGCGAGGGTATGCCTATGGGCGTGAAAGTAACGCTGCGAGGGAAGATGATGTATAACTTTTTGGAAAAGCTTATCGTCATTGCATTGCCACGCGTGAAAGACTTTAGGGGTGTAAAGCGTAATGGTTTTGATGGGCGCGGCAATTATAGCTTTGGTTTAAATGAGCAGCTTATGTTCCCTGAAGTGGTGTATGACGACATTATGGTAACACATGGTATGAATATTACTTTTGTAACTTCTACTCAAAGTGATAAAGAGGCGTTTAAGTTGCTTGAGCTGCTTGGTATGCCTTTTGCGAAAGGACGATAA
- the rpsH gene encoding 30S ribosomal protein S8, which produces MVNDIIADSLTRIRNASMRRLEVTTLYYAKIVVSILEVFKTKGFVKDYKINDKDGKQSIMVQLAYDEHGKSAINEIKRISKPGRRVYKGKSELKRFKNGYGTIVVSTSKGVIANDEAYRANVGGEALCSIW; this is translated from the coding sequence ATGGTAAATGATATTATTGCAGATTCTCTCACAAGAATTCGTAATGCTTCAATGAGGCGACTAGAGGTTACAACGCTGTATTATGCCAAAATAGTTGTTTCAATTTTAGAAGTATTTAAGACAAAAGGCTTTGTTAAAGATTATAAGATAAATGATAAAGATGGTAAGCAGTCTATTATGGTGCAGCTTGCTTACGATGAGCATGGTAAAAGCGCAATTAATGAGATTAAGCGTATTAGCAAACCCGGACGCCGCGTGTATAAGGGTAAAAGTGAACTGAAACGCTTTAAAAATGGATATGGCACGATAGTAGTGAGCACGAGCAAAGGAGTGATTGCCAACGATGAAGCCTATCGGGCTAATGTCGGTGGTGAGGCACTTTGTAGTATATGGTAG
- the rplC gene encoding 50S ribosomal protein L3 has product MEFIVEKIGMSRTIGTKSEAVTLLRVLGAKVCELHDNGKALVAYVRGKAMNKAIAGQQKKYSLSKEFNRFATLKVGNKEVGELDMSALNEAKRVQVRLKTKGRGFSGAMKRWNFQGGPGAHGSRFHRRVGSIGNREWPGRVQPGKKMAGHYGNELVSAKNDVISFDKESAILVLKGSVAGFNGAFGRIQIIK; this is encoded by the coding sequence ATGGAATTTATAGTTGAAAAAATTGGTATGAGCCGCACCATAGGCACTAAGAGCGAGGCAGTTACGCTGCTGCGTGTGCTTGGGGCAAAGGTGTGCGAGCTGCACGATAATGGGAAGGCTTTGGTGGCTTATGTGCGTGGAAAAGCCATGAATAAAGCAATCGCTGGACAGCAAAAAAAATATAGCCTAAGCAAAGAGTTTAACCGCTTTGCTACACTTAAAGTTGGCAATAAAGAAGTAGGTGAGCTAGATATGAGCGCACTTAATGAGGCAAAGCGCGTGCAAGTAAGGCTTAAAACAAAGGGGCGTGGTTTTAGCGGTGCGATGAAGCGGTGGAATTTTCAAGGTGGTCCAGGCGCGCATGGGAGTAGATTCCATAGGCGCGTGGGTTCTATCGGTAACCGCGAATGGCCGGGACGAGTGCAGCCGGGCAAGAAAATGGCAGGACATTATGGCAACGAGCTGGTGAGTGCAAAAAATGATGTTATCTCTTTTGATAAAGAGAGTGCTATTTTGGTGCTTAAGGGTTCTGTGGCAGGCTTTAATGGCGCATTTGGTAGAATACAAATCATAAAGTAA
- the rplO gene encoding 50S ribosomal protein L15, whose translation MLEQIKPAEGSTRDIKRVGRGQGSGMGKTSTRGGKGQTARTGYKAKRGFEGGQQPLQRRLPKVGFTSNVQKPVVINVDKSKVFDSLAHIDMSVLREHFSIPKNAVSVKLIGTKARTLKSKIKDECIKTSGSKE comes from the coding sequence ATGTTAGAGCAGATTAAGCCAGCAGAGGGTAGCACGAGAGATATTAAGCGAGTAGGGCGCGGACAAGGTAGCGGTATGGGCAAGACTTCCACTCGTGGAGGCAAAGGACAGACTGCTAGAACAGGCTATAAGGCAAAAAGAGGTTTCGAAGGTGGGCAGCAGCCGCTCCAGAGGCGCTTACCAAAGGTTGGATTTACTTCTAATGTGCAAAAACCTGTGGTAATCAATGTCGATAAGTCAAAGGTTTTTGATTCTCTAGCTCATATTGATATGTCAGTATTGCGCGAGCATTTTAGTATTCCTAAAAATGCGGTGAGCGTAAAGCTTATTGGCACGAAAGCGCGAACTTTAAAATCAAAGATTAAAGATGAGTGCATTAAGACAAGTGGAAGTAAAGAATGA
- the rplP gene encoding 50S ribosomal protein L16 has product MLMPKRTKYRKQMKGRNRGKSFRGNALAFGDIGIKAVEHGRIDSRQIESARIAMTRHIKRAGKVWIRVFPDKPLTAKPLETRMGKGKGGVEKWVMNIKPGRMIYEMTGIDESLAREALALAQSKLPFKTKIITSESENEIY; this is encoded by the coding sequence ATGTTAATGCCAAAGCGAACAAAATATAGAAAACAAATGAAAGGACGCAACCGCGGAAAGTCTTTTCGTGGCAATGCTTTAGCCTTTGGTGATATTGGCATTAAGGCTGTTGAGCATGGCAGGATAGATTCTCGCCAGATAGAATCTGCGCGTATTGCAATGACAAGGCATATTAAAAGGGCAGGGAAGGTGTGGATACGAGTATTCCCAGATAAGCCTCTCACAGCCAAACCGCTTGAAACAAGAATGGGTAAAGGTAAAGGGGGCGTCGAAAAATGGGTGATGAATATTAAGCCCGGTCGTATGATTTATGAAATGACAGGCATTGATGAAAGTTTAGCAAGAGAGGCTTTAGCACTAGCCCAAAGCAAACTTCCCTTTAAAACTAAAATCATAACCAGCGAGAGTGAAAATGAAATTTACTGA
- the rpsC gene encoding 30S ribosomal protein S3 — protein MGQKVNPIGLRLGINRNWSSRWFSVSQVTPSNILEDHKIRKFLKREMYYAGVSEIVIERAANKIRVTVIASRPGLIIGKKGVDIDKHKEALKAILHKEVFINIKEAKRPQANAQLAAENIATQLEKRVAFRRAMKKVMQAAMKAGAKGIKVKVSGRLAGAEMARTEWYMEGRVPLHTLRAKIDYGFAEAMTTYGIIGVKVWIFKGEVLHKGILPEKKDEGKGADKEARTRTRRGRQ, from the coding sequence ATGGGTCAAAAAGTCAATCCAATAGGTTTAAGATTAGGTATCAATCGTAACTGGTCTTCGAGATGGTTTTCTGTATCACAAGTAACACCTTCCAATATTTTAGAAGACCATAAAATACGCAAATTTTTAAAACGCGAAATGTATTATGCTGGCGTGAGTGAGATTGTTATCGAGCGTGCGGCAAATAAGATTCGTGTGACTGTTATCGCTTCTCGTCCGGGGTTAATTATTGGTAAAAAAGGTGTGGATATTGATAAGCATAAAGAGGCATTGAAGGCTATTTTACATAAAGAAGTGTTTATCAATATAAAAGAGGCAAAGCGCCCACAGGCAAATGCGCAGTTGGCAGCTGAAAATATTGCGACACAACTTGAAAAACGCGTTGCATTTAGACGCGCTATGAAAAAGGTTATGCAAGCGGCTATGAAAGCAGGCGCAAAGGGTATAAAAGTCAAGGTATCTGGGCGTTTGGCAGGGGCTGAAATGGCAAGGACAGAATGGTATATGGAAGGGCGTGTGCCTTTGCATACATTGCGCGCCAAGATTGATTATGGCTTTGCTGAAGCTATGACGACTTATGGAATCATTGGCGTTAAGGTATGGATTTTTAAAGGCGAAGTCCTTCATAAGGGTATATTGCCCGAAAAGAAAGATGAGGGCAAAGGTGCAGACAAAGAGGCTCGCACAAGAACAAGAAGAGGGAGGCAATAA
- the rpsE gene encoding 30S ribosomal protein S5, whose translation MEINREEFSEVVVNIGRVTKVVKGGRRFRFNALVVVGNKNGLVGFGLGKAKEVPDAIKKAIDDAFKNIIKVNIKGTTIAHDIEHKYNASKILLKPASEGTGVIAGGSTRPVIELAGIKDILTKSLGSNNPYNVVRATIDALARIKA comes from the coding sequence ATGGAAATCAATAGAGAAGAATTTAGCGAAGTGGTGGTGAATATTGGCAGAGTTACAAAGGTTGTTAAAGGTGGGCGTAGATTTCGCTTTAACGCGCTTGTGGTTGTGGGCAATAAGAATGGGCTTGTTGGTTTTGGGCTTGGCAAGGCTAAAGAAGTGCCAGATGCGATTAAAAAAGCCATTGATGATGCGTTTAAAAATATTATTAAAGTAAATATCAAAGGCACGACCATTGCGCATGATATTGAGCATAAGTATAACGCAAGTAAGATTTTGTTAAAACCAGCCAGTGAGGGGACAGGCGTTATCGCAGGCGGTTCTACACGCCCTGTTATTGAACTTGCGGGGATTAAGGATATTTTGACAAAATCGCTTGGCTCAAACAATCCCTACAATGTCGTGCGCGCAACTATCGACGCGCTCGCGCGAATTAAAGCTTAA
- a CDS encoding 50S ribosomal protein L23, protein MADITDIKSILYTEKSLALKESGVLVVQTAANVSKNQLKEIFKEYFGITPVRINSLRQEGKVKRFRGKIGQRASSKKFYVKVPEGAKLDALSV, encoded by the coding sequence ATGGCAGATATTACAGATATAAAATCAATCCTCTATACAGAAAAATCTCTCGCACTTAAAGAAAGCGGCGTTTTGGTCGTGCAAACAGCAGCAAATGTGAGCAAGAATCAGCTTAAAGAGATTTTTAAAGAATATTTTGGAATTACGCCTGTTAGGATTAATTCTTTACGACAAGAGGGCAAAGTAAAGCGATTTAGAGGCAAAATAGGGCAGAGAGCTTCATCTAAGAAATTTTATGTAAAAGTTCCAGAGGGCGCGAAACTTGACGCGCTATCTGTATAA
- the rplN gene encoding 50S ribosomal protein L14, translating to MIQSFTRLSVADNSGAKEIMCIKILGGSHRRYAHVGDVIVASVKKAIPNGKVKKGQVVKAVVVRTKKEIHRDNGSLVRFDDNAAVILDSKKEPIGTRIFGPVSREVRYANFMKIVSLAPEVL from the coding sequence ATGATACAGAGTTTTACACGCTTAAGCGTTGCAGATAATAGCGGTGCAAAAGAGATTATGTGCATTAAGATTCTAGGCGGAAGTCATAGGAGATATGCGCATGTTGGAGATGTGATTGTCGCATCTGTGAAAAAGGCTATTCCAAATGGCAAGGTGAAAAAAGGGCAGGTTGTCAAAGCTGTTGTTGTGCGCACAAAAAAAGAGATTCATCGCGACAATGGCTCTTTAGTTCGATTTGATGATAATGCAGCGGTGATATTAGATTCTAAAAAAGAGCCTATTGGTACGAGAATTTTTGGACCGGTGAGCAGAGAAGTGCGCTATGCAAATTTTATGAAAATCGTATCCCTAGCCCCGGAGGTGTTATAG
- the rpmC gene encoding 50S ribosomal protein L29 has protein sequence MKFTELKDKDIAELQSMLKEKKSLLFEKRLQLRTMQITNPSEIKLIRKDIARINTALSAKKD, from the coding sequence ATGAAATTTACTGAGTTAAAAGACAAGGATATTGCAGAATTGCAAAGTATGTTGAAGGAAAAAAAGTCGTTGCTTTTTGAAAAGAGATTGCAACTAAGGACCATGCAAATTACTAATCCCAGCGAGATTAAATTAATCCGTAAGGATATTGCACGAATTAACACAGCCTTAAGCGCGAAGAAGGATTAG
- the rpsQ gene encoding 30S ribosomal protein S17, with protein MEQKQAHKRVIQGKVVSRAGEKSVVILVERKVVHAKYRKIVKRFKKYTIHDENHSTKIGDVVSAIECKPISKTKAFTFKEIITAGVEL; from the coding sequence ATGGAGCAAAAGCAGGCACACAAAAGAGTAATACAAGGAAAAGTAGTCAGTAGGGCAGGGGAAAAGAGTGTAGTGATTTTGGTAGAGCGTAAAGTCGTGCATGCCAAATATCGCAAGATTGTTAAACGCTTTAAAAAATATACTATCCACGATGAAAATCATAGCACCAAAATTGGTGATGTGGTGAGCGCGATAGAGTGTAAGCCTATTTCTAAAACGAAGGCTTTTACATTTAAAGAAATTATTACCGCAGGAGTAGAGCTATGA
- the secY gene encoding preprotein translocase subunit SecY, with protein sequence MTRSIVNKILITLAFLFVYRILAYITVPGVDVGVIKSFIDDNANNALGLFNMFSGNAVERFSIISLGIMPYITASIIMELLAATFPNLAKMKKERDGMQKYMQIIRYVTIGITIIQAVSVSIGLNSMGNAIKIDLNLFIAVSVFSMLTGTMLLMWIGEQITQRGVGNGISLIIFGGIVSAIPSSIGKTFNLVNTGQINVAVLLGLIVVIAVTIWVIIYIELAERRIPVSYARKVVMQNQNKRIMNYIPVKMNLSGVIPPIFASALLVFPSTILQASSNSVIQAVADILKPDGYIYNLLMFLFVIFFAYFYASIVFNAKDIADNLKRQGGFIPGLRPGEGTSNFLNNVASNLTFWGALYLALVSTLPWVLVKLTGIPFYFGGTAVLIVVQVAIDTMRRIEAQVYMSKYQTLSAVGL encoded by the coding sequence ATGACACGAAGCATTGTAAATAAGATTCTCATTACACTTGCATTTTTATTTGTTTATAGAATCTTGGCTTATATCACTGTGCCTGGCGTGGATGTTGGGGTGATTAAATCATTTATTGATGATAATGCCAATAATGCGCTTGGTTTATTTAATATGTTTAGTGGTAACGCTGTGGAGCGATTTAGCATTATTTCTCTGGGTATTATGCCCTATATTACTGCTTCTATCATTATGGAGCTTCTTGCTGCTACATTTCCTAATTTGGCAAAGATGAAAAAAGAGCGCGATGGTATGCAAAAGTATATGCAAATTATTCGCTATGTAACCATTGGGATTACTATCATTCAGGCGGTGAGTGTGAGTATAGGACTTAATAGTATGGGCAATGCCATTAAGATTGATTTAAATCTTTTTATTGCGGTATCTGTTTTCTCTATGCTTACTGGCACGATGTTGCTTATGTGGATTGGTGAGCAGATAACTCAACGCGGCGTGGGTAATGGAATTAGTCTTATCATCTTTGGAGGGATTGTTTCAGCTATTCCTTCAAGCATAGGCAAGACTTTTAATCTTGTCAATACGGGGCAGATTAATGTTGCTGTGCTTTTAGGGCTTATTGTGGTCATTGCAGTTACCATTTGGGTGATTATTTATATCGAGCTTGCAGAGCGGCGCATACCCGTTTCTTATGCGCGTAAGGTGGTTATGCAAAATCAAAACAAGCGCATTATGAATTATATCCCTGTGAAAATGAATTTAAGTGGTGTTATCCCGCCTATTTTTGCCTCTGCGCTGCTTGTTTTTCCATCAACTATTTTGCAGGCTTCTTCAAATAGTGTTATTCAAGCTGTGGCGGATATTTTAAAGCCTGATGGGTATATTTATAATTTATTGATGTTTTTATTTGTGATTTTCTTTGCTTATTTTTATGCTTCTATTGTATTTAATGCAAAAGATATCGCCGATAATCTTAAAAGACAGGGTGGCTTTATCCCCGGGCTACGACCGGGTGAGGGGACATCGAATTTTCTTAATAATGTTGCAAGCAATTTGACATTTTGGGGTGCGCTCTATCTTGCGCTTGTATCAACTCTACCTTGGGTACTTGTGAAACTCACAGGCATACCTTTTTACTTTGGTGGGACAGCGGTGCTTATTGTAGTGCAGGTTGCCATTGATACAATGAGACGCATTGAGGCTCAAGTTTATATGAGTAAATATCAAACATTAAGTGCCGTTGGGCTCTAG
- the rplB gene encoding 50S ribosomal protein L2, with protein sequence MAVKTYKPYTPSRRFMSNLSSSDITSKPSVRSLLVKLPVSAGRNNRGRITSRHKEGGAKKLYRIIDFKRNKFNVEGRVATIEYDPYRNCRIALVHYVDGEKRYIIQPSGLKVGDIISSAESGLDIKVGFAMKLKSIPIGTIVHNIEMYPGAGGQLARSAGASAQIMGREGKYIILRMPSGEMRYILEECMATIGVVGNEDYANISIGKAGRNRHRGIRPQTRGSAMNPVDHPHGGGEGKTGSSGHPVSPWGTPAKGFKTRKKKASDRLIISRKKK encoded by the coding sequence ATGGCAGTTAAAACTTATAAGCCCTATACCCCAAGCCGCAGGTTTATGAGCAATCTAAGCTCAAGCGACATTACAAGTAAGCCAAGTGTGAGGAGCCTACTTGTAAAATTGCCTGTGAGTGCGGGGCGGAATAATAGAGGGCGTATTACAAGCCGTCACAAAGAGGGTGGAGCAAAAAAACTTTATAGAATTATTGACTTTAAGCGCAATAAATTTAATGTTGAAGGTAGGGTTGCTACTATTGAGTATGACCCTTATAGAAATTGTCGCATAGCTCTTGTGCATTATGTTGATGGTGAAAAGCGCTACATTATTCAACCTAGCGGCTTAAAAGTGGGAGATATTATTTCTTCTGCAGAATCTGGGCTTGATATTAAAGTAGGCTTTGCTATGAAGCTCAAAAGCATACCTATTGGAACGATTGTGCATAATATTGAGATGTATCCCGGAGCTGGCGGGCAACTCGCCCGAAGTGCGGGTGCGAGCGCGCAGATTATGGGGCGCGAGGGCAAATACATTATCCTTAGAATGCCAAGCGGTGAGATGAGATATATTTTAGAGGAATGTATGGCGACTATTGGCGTTGTGGGTAATGAGGATTATGCTAATATCTCCATTGGTAAGGCAGGGCGCAATCGTCATCGTGGCATTCGCCCACAAACACGAGGTAGTGCGATGAACCCAGTAGACCACCCCCACGGCGGTGGTGAAGGTAAAACCGGCTCAAGCGGACACCCCGTATCTCCATGGGGAACTCCTGCAAAAGGCTTTAAAACTCGTAAGAAAAAAGCGAGTGATAGATTGATTATCTCAAGAAAGAAAAAATAA
- the rplD gene encoding 50S ribosomal protein L4 has product MSKAILLDKKLQHSSEIALPERYAQIKEHNLYLYVKSYLASLRANTARAKKRGEVSGGGKKPWNQKGGGRARAGSITSPVFVGGGVSHGPGNDRNYCLKINKKQKRLALECALHQKAQEGKLFIIESLAMPSGKTKDAYALFKGLKQRSTLFVTQMSDERTFLAFRNLQECYLADANELNAYLVAAFRSVVIEKAVFDEIIAEKKGE; this is encoded by the coding sequence ATGAGTAAAGCAATTTTGTTAGATAAAAAGCTCCAGCATAGCAGTGAGATTGCGTTGCCAGAGAGATACGCACAAATCAAGGAGCATAATTTGTATTTGTATGTGAAATCTTATCTTGCATCGCTTCGAGCAAATACTGCGCGAGCAAAAAAACGCGGTGAAGTAAGTGGTGGGGGCAAAAAGCCTTGGAATCAAAAAGGTGGCGGACGCGCTCGTGCAGGGAGCATTACTTCTCCAGTATTTGTTGGCGGCGGTGTTTCACATGGTCCAGGTAATGATAGGAATTATTGCCTTAAGATTAATAAAAAACAAAAGCGTTTAGCCCTTGAGTGTGCGCTTCATCAAAAGGCACAAGAGGGTAAATTATTCATTATAGAATCGCTTGCTATGCCAAGTGGCAAGACAAAAGATGCGTATGCACTGTTTAAGGGACTTAAACAACGCAGCACGCTATTTGTTACACAGATGAGCGATGAACGAACATTTTTAGCCTTTAGAAATCTGCAAGAGTGTTATTTAGCCGATGCAAACGAGCTTAATGCGTATTTGGTGGCAGCATTTCGCTCTGTTGTGATTGAAAAGGCTGTGTTTGATGAAATTATTGCAGAAAAGAAGGGGGAGTAA
- the rplR gene encoding 50S ribosomal protein L18, giving the protein MTDKVLKQKQILRAKRKLRARSRIFGVANKPRISVFKSNKHLYAQAIDDTAGVTLASVDGRKLGLGNNKEHAKQIATEFVSALKKANITEAVFDRNGYLYHGVVAAFADTLRENGIKL; this is encoded by the coding sequence ATGACAGATAAAGTATTAAAACAAAAGCAGATTCTAAGAGCAAAGCGTAAGTTGCGTGCAAGGAGCAGAATTTTTGGCGTGGCGAATAAGCCAAGGATAAGTGTGTTTAAATCTAATAAGCATCTTTACGCGCAGGCTATTGATGACACAGCGGGTGTAACGCTTGCAAGCGTAGATGGTAGGAAGTTAGGCTTAGGAAATAATAAAGAGCATGCTAAACAAATTGCCACAGAATTTGTGAGCGCACTTAAGAAAGCTAACATTACGGAAGCAGTTTTTGATAGAAATGGATACCTTTACCACGGAGTTGTAGCAGCTTTTGCTGATACATTGCGTGAAAATGGCATAAAGTTATAA
- the rpsS gene encoding 30S ribosomal protein S19: MARSIKKGPFIDDYLIKKVEKAKEGKDNKPIKTWSRRSTILPDMIGLTFNVHNGRAFVPVYITENHVGYKLGEFAPTRTFKGHKGSVQKKIGK; the protein is encoded by the coding sequence ATGGCAAGGTCGATTAAAAAAGGTCCATTCATTGATGATTATCTCATCAAAAAAGTTGAGAAAGCAAAAGAGGGCAAGGACAATAAGCCTATCAAAACTTGGTCAAGACGAAGCACGATTTTACCTGATATGATAGGACTTACCTTTAATGTGCATAATGGTAGAGCGTTTGTGCCTGTGTATATCACGGAAAATCATGTGGGATATAAGCTTGGCGAGTTTGCTCCTACGCGCACTTTTAAGGGACACAAAGGAAGTGTCCAAAAGAAAATTGGCAAGTAA
- the rpsJ gene encoding 30S ribosomal protein S10, whose translation MERIRLRLKAYDHRVLDRSVSSIIEAVKRTGSEIRGPVPLPTKKKRYTVLRSPHINKDSREQFEIRVHHRIIDIISATPDTVDSLMKLDLAPEVDVEVMSMSK comes from the coding sequence ATGGAAAGAATACGACTTAGGCTTAAAGCTTATGACCATAGGGTTCTTGATAGGTCAGTTTCGTCTATCATAGAAGCAGTTAAGAGGACAGGTTCAGAAATAAGGGGTCCCGTGCCACTTCCTACCAAAAAGAAGCGATATACTGTTTTGCGCTCGCCACATATTAATAAAGATTCTCGCGAGCAGTTTGAAATTAGAGTGCATCATCGTATCATTGATATTATATCGGCTACTCCCGATACGGTAGATAGCCTTATGAAGCTTGATTTGGCTCCAGAGGTTGATGTTGAAGTAATGTCTATGAGCAAATAG
- the rplX gene encoding 50S ribosomal protein L24, whose product MAKFKIKKGDMVIVIAGDDKGKEAKVLQVLPKSAQVIVEGCKMSKKAVKVSEKNPKGGFVAKEMPMSISNVKKAKGDS is encoded by the coding sequence GTGGCAAAGTTTAAGATTAAAAAAGGCGATATGGTGATTGTCATCGCGGGTGATGATAAGGGCAAGGAAGCAAAAGTGCTGCAAGTATTGCCTAAGTCCGCTCAAGTGATTGTTGAGGGCTGCAAGATGAGCAAAAAGGCGGTTAAGGTGAGTGAGAAAAATCCCAAAGGCGGCTTTGTGGCAAAAGAGATGCCTATGAGTATTTCAAATGTGAAAAAAGCAAAAGGAGATAGCTAA